A single genomic interval of Ischnura elegans chromosome 3, ioIscEleg1.1, whole genome shotgun sequence harbors:
- the LOC124155066 gene encoding cuticle protein 67-like, protein MASKLIVLAAVLAAANAGYISSYAPASVAVATPTITSQSQNTLRSYGNLGQVSTYHKSIDTPFSSVRKSDVRVSNDALAYAAAPAVAYHAAPAVAAYHAPAVAAYHAPAVAAYHAPAVAAYHTAAPVAVAKTGLLGVAYSAAPAVAHLAFDGYGVHYGY, encoded by the coding sequence CTCATCGTCCTCGCCGCCGTCCTGGCCGCCGCCAACGCTGGATACATCAGCAGCTACGCCCCCGCCTCCGTGGCCGTCGCCACCCCCACCATCACCTCCCAGTCCCAGAACACCCTGAGGAGCTACGGCAACCTCGGCCAGGTGTCCACCTACCACAAGAGCATCGACACCCCCTTCTCCTCCGTCCGCAAGTCTGACGTGAGGGTGAGCAACGACGCTCTTGCCTACGCCGCCGCCCCCGCTGTCGCCTACCACGCCGCACCCGCCGTCGCCGCCTACCACGCACCCGCCGTCGCCGCCTACCACGCACCCGCCGTCGCTGCCTACCACGCACCCGCCGTCGCCGCCTACCACACCGCCGCCCCCGTCGCCGTCGCTAAGACCGGCCTCCTCGGCGTCGCCTACTCCGCTGCCCCCGCCGTCGCTCACCTCGCCTTCGACGGATACGGCGTCCACTACGGATACTAA